The proteins below are encoded in one region of Fimbriimonadaceae bacterium:
- a CDS encoding RluA family pseudouridine synthase — MTFTVSERGRLDRFLSDRFAEHSRSKLAKLVTHGLVQVDGEVVTKTGFDLRPGMVVGLEEVPETPAHDLTPYAVLLDVPYEDEHLLVVSKPRGMATHPAPSTSSPSLVNALLARSHGLSSVAGEFRPGIVHRLDKDTTGLLLVAKTDAVHVALAKQIQAKTALRRYVAIVAGEPASERFVVDAPIGRDRSHPTRMAVVPEGKGARTLVHVLNRLEAGTLLAVTLQTGRTHQIRVHLAACNLPVLGDPLYSPKSLREHPLQLHAALLSFDHPVSKVRTTVFDPPPHDFYGHELVDRARLEAVE, encoded by the coding sequence ATGACCTTCACCGTAAGCGAGCGCGGACGGCTCGACCGATTCTTGAGCGACCGCTTTGCGGAGCACAGCCGTTCTAAGCTGGCGAAGCTGGTCACACACGGCCTTGTGCAAGTCGACGGCGAGGTCGTGACGAAGACCGGCTTCGACCTACGGCCCGGCATGGTCGTGGGTTTGGAGGAAGTCCCGGAGACTCCTGCCCACGACCTCACTCCCTATGCTGTTCTGCTCGACGTCCCCTATGAGGACGAGCACCTGCTCGTGGTGAGCAAGCCGAGGGGCATGGCGACCCACCCCGCCCCCAGCACGTCCTCACCGAGCCTGGTGAACGCCTTGCTGGCGCGGTCGCACGGTTTGAGCAGTGTGGCGGGCGAGTTCCGGCCCGGAATCGTCCACCGATTGGACAAGGACACGACCGGGTTGCTCTTGGTGGCGAAGACCGATGCCGTCCATGTGGCCCTGGCAAAACAAATCCAGGCAAAGACGGCCCTGAGACGCTATGTCGCCATTGTCGCAGGCGAGCCAGCCTCAGAACGTTTTGTGGTCGATGCCCCCATCGGCCGAGACCGGTCGCACCCGACGCGCATGGCGGTCGTGCCGGAAGGGAAGGGGGCGCGGACGCTCGTCCACGTCTTGAACCGGCTGGAGGCCGGCACGCTCCTTGCCGTGACGCTCCAGACCGGCCGCACCCACCAGATCCGGGTGCACCTGGCCGCATGCAACCTGCCGGTGCTGGGCGACCCGCTCTATTCTCCGAAGAGTCTGCGCGAGCACCCGCTCCAGCTCCATGCGGCCCTGCTTTCGTTCGACCACCCCGTTTCGAAAGTCCGCACCACCGTGTTCGACCCCCCGCCACACGATTTTTACGGCCATGAGCTGGTGGACCGGGCTCGGCTCGAGGCGGTGGAATGA
- a CDS encoding tetratricopeptide repeat protein, with product MQASFAVIHDLFEPQEPQVAAEGRKTGADAAESSRLGEQAILAGDYEAAIAHFRNAVEQSSEKNPWALMQLGNAYSEADLIPQAFRQYQKAKRIQKSGELMVAIASLYQRFGGKAKDALEALRQAVELEPENPFPHHKLAEALRHYGFRTDALTAARVAVACAPDQAFYHYWLGELLLEMRRFGESVESLHAAIELSPGEANLFFLAGQALWGAGRSAEAIRAIRLSCDIEPDFAAYRIVLERFLRQSGFASEAEREAKAVENAAPFDREIARKALQRFSLA from the coding sequence ATGCAAGCGTCCTTCGCCGTGATCCACGACCTATTCGAACCTCAGGAGCCGCAAGTCGCGGCGGAAGGCAGGAAGACCGGCGCGGACGCGGCGGAGAGCTCCCGCTTGGGCGAACAGGCGATCCTTGCAGGCGACTACGAAGCCGCGATCGCGCACTTCCGCAACGCGGTGGAGCAGAGCAGCGAGAAGAACCCGTGGGCGCTCATGCAGCTTGGCAACGCGTATTCCGAGGCGGACCTGATCCCGCAAGCCTTCCGCCAGTATCAGAAGGCGAAGCGGATCCAGAAAAGCGGGGAACTGATGGTGGCGATCGCCTCGCTCTACCAGCGTTTTGGGGGCAAGGCGAAGGACGCCCTGGAGGCCCTCCGCCAAGCGGTGGAGCTCGAGCCGGAAAACCCCTTCCCGCACCACAAACTGGCGGAGGCTCTGCGGCACTATGGGTTCAGAACCGACGCGCTAACGGCGGCGAGGGTCGCGGTGGCGTGCGCCCCGGACCAGGCCTTCTACCACTATTGGCTAGGCGAGCTGTTGCTCGAAATGAGGCGCTTCGGAGAGAGCGTGGAGTCGTTGCACGCAGCGATCGAGCTTTCGCCGGGCGAGGCGAACCTCTTCTTCTTGGCCGGGCAAGCGCTCTGGGGCGCAGGGAGGAGCGCGGAAGCGATCCGCGCGATCCGCCTGAGTTGTGACATCGAGCCGGATTTTGCGGCGTATCGCATCGTCCTCGAGCGGTTCTTGCGCCAGTCGGGCTTCGCCTCCGAGGCGGAACGGGAGGCCAAGGCAGTGGAGAACGCGGCCCCCTTCGACCGGGAGATCGCCCGCAAGGCGCTCCAGCGCTTCAGCCTCGCCTAG
- the groES gene encoding co-chaperone GroES, whose amino-acid sequence MKLQPLHDRIVVEAAPKEETTAGGIILPDTAKEKPLRGTVIAVGPGKRMDSGTLAPMDVSAGDTVLYGKYSGTEVTVEGKDYIILRADDVLAVLTGVKETVGASS is encoded by the coding sequence ATGAAGCTTCAACCTCTGCACGACCGCATCGTCGTCGAAGCCGCGCCGAAGGAGGAGACCACCGCGGGCGGCATCATCCTTCCTGACACGGCCAAAGAAAAGCCGCTGAGGGGCACCGTCATCGCGGTCGGCCCCGGCAAGCGGATGGACTCCGGCACGCTCGCCCCGATGGACGTCAGCGCCGGCGACACGGTCCTTTATGGCAAGTACTCGGGCACCGAGGTCACCGTCGAAGGCAAGGATTACATCATCCTACGCGCCGACGACGTCCTGGCCGTCTTGACCGGGGTGAAGGAAACGGTGGGGGCGTCGAGCTAA
- a CDS encoding leucine--tRNA ligase — MTDRYEPQSFEAKWRERWAQADLFRTREAPDRPKFYGLDFFPYPSGAGLSVGHCRNYIPTDVLCRMRYMQGHNVLHPMGFDAFGLPAENEAIKNKTHPAPMIDRYAARYQEQMTLVGISYDWSRSFKSCEPSYYRWTQWIFELLYKKGLAYRRNAEVNWCPKDKTALANEEVVGGLCDRCGTPVVRRAIPQWFFKITDYAQRLIDDLDTIDWPEGIKQMQRNWIGRSEGVEFEMEVRIARPSVYGDAPAPKTEGAAGEGDPESPPPTPSSFSPAQSSGKNEEGAPENLALRERALSIRVFTTRIDTIFGVTFCVVAPEHPLVKQVLRDADEGRREEVEAYVATAQRLTETDRQAEGREKTGVFLGAYALNPLSGEQVPIYVADYVLMGYGTGAIMAVPGHDQRDFDFAKKYGIAIRPVISPEAPPSVFGDVRAQETEGGVGEGDSGSPPPSGKDKEGAFESKDGFLINSGLYSGLSVAEAQEKLGEWFEHNQIGERRVNYKLRDWLISRQRFWGCPIPVCYSPDGDMMLIPEDQLPVELPHVESYEPGDDGSSPLAGIPEFLNCTTPEGTLGRRETDTMGGFACSSWYFLRFADPFNEAEPWDRAKADYWMPVDCYVGGAEHAVMHLLYARFWTKVLYDAGLVSVTEPFSRLKNQGQVLGNTPYRAPREGETLGVGEDGILVSYAEASAMPDEEVTWKWVRMSKSKGNVVTPEEAVEAFGADALRLFELFVAPFEADVQWTNEGMNGTSRFLTRVFRLVAEIRDDFVPDWRMRLGEAPPSVLGDDRAPETEGGVGGGDSGLARDIRRATHKAIAKATKDIEAFAFNTYVSGLMEFVNTLYDLRKRMAAPSAPEGRGGSGSPPPTPSSFSPAQSSGKTEEGAPEAFSEAVETLVLLLSPGAPHSADELWESLGKEGFTYQQDWPTADPALAKDDEVTIAVQVNGKLRDTILMPAEATKDELEAAALASAKVQTFTDGKTVKKVVVVPGKLVNIVVG; from the coding sequence GTGACCGACCGATACGAGCCGCAGTCCTTCGAAGCTAAATGGCGGGAAAGGTGGGCCCAAGCCGACCTCTTCCGCACGCGGGAAGCACCAGACCGACCGAAGTTCTACGGCTTGGACTTCTTCCCTTATCCCAGTGGGGCCGGTCTCAGCGTTGGCCACTGCCGTAACTATATCCCCACGGACGTCCTCTGCCGGATGCGGTACATGCAAGGTCACAACGTTTTGCATCCCATGGGGTTCGACGCCTTTGGCCTCCCGGCCGAGAACGAGGCGATCAAGAACAAGACCCACCCTGCGCCAATGATCGACCGGTACGCGGCCCGCTACCAGGAACAGATGACCTTGGTCGGCATCAGCTACGACTGGTCTCGCTCGTTCAAGTCCTGTGAGCCGAGCTACTACCGCTGGACGCAGTGGATCTTCGAACTGCTCTACAAAAAGGGGCTCGCCTACCGGCGCAATGCCGAGGTCAACTGGTGCCCGAAGGACAAGACGGCTCTGGCGAACGAAGAGGTGGTGGGTGGCCTTTGCGACCGCTGTGGCACCCCGGTCGTGAGACGTGCGATCCCCCAGTGGTTCTTCAAGATCACCGACTACGCGCAGCGCCTCATCGACGACCTGGACACCATCGACTGGCCAGAAGGCATCAAGCAGATGCAGCGCAACTGGATCGGACGCAGCGAGGGAGTTGAGTTCGAGATGGAGGTTCGGATAGCCCGTCCCTCGGTTTATGGTGATGCTCCTGCCCCGAAAACTGAGGGAGCGGCCGGGGAGGGAGATCCGGAGTCTCCACCCCCAACCCCCTCCTCATTTTCACCCGCACAATCATCGGGCAAAAACGAGGAGGGGGCTCCGGAGAACCTCGCATTGCGCGAACGCGCACTCTCCATCCGCGTCTTCACGACCCGGATCGACACGATCTTCGGCGTCACGTTCTGCGTCGTCGCGCCGGAGCACCCGCTTGTCAAGCAAGTGCTTCGAGACGCGGACGAAGGACGGCGGGAGGAGGTCGAGGCTTACGTCGCCACGGCCCAGCGCCTCACAGAAACGGATCGGCAGGCCGAGGGCCGCGAGAAGACCGGCGTCTTTTTGGGCGCCTACGCGCTCAATCCCCTGAGCGGGGAGCAGGTGCCCATCTACGTCGCCGACTACGTTCTGATGGGCTACGGCACCGGCGCGATCATGGCCGTTCCCGGCCACGACCAGCGCGATTTTGACTTCGCGAAGAAGTACGGGATCGCGATCCGGCCCGTGATCTCTCCGGAAGCCCCTCCCTCGGTTTTCGGAGATGTCCGTGCCCAGGAAACTGAGGGAGGGGTTGGGGAGGGAGACTCCGGATCTCCACCCCCATCGGGCAAAGACAAGGAGGGGGCCTTTGAATCCAAAGACGGCTTCCTCATCAATTCCGGCCTGTACAGCGGGTTGAGCGTCGCCGAAGCCCAAGAGAAGCTGGGCGAATGGTTCGAGCACAACCAAATCGGCGAGCGCAGGGTCAACTATAAGCTGCGCGACTGGCTAATCAGCCGCCAGCGATTCTGGGGCTGCCCGATCCCGGTCTGCTACTCCCCGGACGGCGACATGATGCTGATCCCGGAGGACCAACTGCCGGTGGAACTGCCGCACGTCGAGAGCTACGAACCCGGCGACGACGGATCCTCCCCGCTCGCCGGCATCCCCGAATTCCTCAACTGCACGACGCCCGAGGGAACGCTCGGTCGACGCGAGACGGACACGATGGGCGGCTTCGCCTGCTCCTCGTGGTACTTCCTGCGCTTTGCCGACCCATTCAACGAAGCCGAGCCCTGGGACAGGGCGAAGGCCGACTACTGGATGCCGGTGGACTGCTATGTCGGCGGGGCCGAGCACGCGGTGATGCACTTGCTGTACGCCCGGTTTTGGACGAAAGTGCTCTACGACGCAGGGCTGGTCAGCGTCACGGAGCCCTTCTCCCGGCTCAAGAACCAGGGCCAGGTCCTTGGAAACACCCCCTACCGCGCTCCTCGCGAGGGCGAGACTTTGGGTGTCGGCGAGGACGGCATCTTGGTCTCTTACGCTGAGGCGTCCGCAATGCCCGACGAGGAGGTCACCTGGAAGTGGGTCCGCATGAGCAAGTCGAAGGGCAACGTCGTCACGCCGGAAGAGGCGGTCGAGGCGTTCGGCGCCGACGCCCTGCGCTTGTTCGAGCTCTTCGTCGCGCCGTTTGAAGCGGACGTCCAGTGGACGAACGAGGGAATGAACGGCACCTCGCGCTTCCTGACGCGCGTCTTCCGCCTCGTCGCAGAGATTCGGGACGACTTCGTGCCGGACTGGAGGATGAGGCTCGGCGAAGCCCCCCCCTCGGTTTTGGGGGATGATCGTGCCCCCGAAACTGAGGGGGGGGTTGGGGGGGGAGACTCCGGGCTCGCCCGCGACATCCGCCGCGCCACGCACAAGGCGATCGCCAAGGCGACCAAGGACATCGAGGCCTTCGCCTTCAACACCTACGTCTCCGGCTTGATGGAGTTTGTAAACACGCTTTATGACCTTCGCAAGCGGATGGCCGCCCCCTCTGCCCCAGAGGGCCGAGGGGGTTCCGGATCTCCACCCCCAACCCCCTCCTCATTTTCACCCGCACAATCATCGGGCAAAACCGAGGAGGGGGCTCCGGAGGCCTTTAGCGAGGCGGTCGAGACTCTCGTCCTGCTCCTTTCCCCGGGTGCCCCGCACAGCGCGGACGAGCTGTGGGAGTCGCTGGGCAAGGAGGGCTTCACCTACCAGCAAGACTGGCCGACCGCCGACCCAGCGCTCGCCAAGGACGACGAAGTGACCATCGCCGTCCAAGTGAACGGCAAACTTCGCGACACGATCCTCATGCCGGCGGAGGCGACCAAGGACGAACTGGAGGCCGCCGCGCTCGCCTCGGCCAAGGTACAAACCTTTACGGATGGAAAGACGGTCAAAAAGGTGGTCGTCGTGCCCGGAAAGTTGGTGAACATCGTTGTCGGCTAA
- a CDS encoding bifunctional nuclease family protein: MAEERPGDSDDLERPPSFFPYDESDPGPDHPADYGEPVEVQVNGVYAAQAGEQVQQFVLLNDEERRLPIVIGIYEATAITLALEGQQPDRPMTHDLIRNMLDRLEATLDRIVIDDLWGSTYYAKIYLRQGDKELEIDSRPSDAIALAIRFEAPIFVAEGILDQGSN, from the coding sequence ATGGCAGAGGAGCGCCCCGGAGATTCCGACGACTTGGAGCGCCCACCGTCGTTCTTCCCCTACGACGAGTCTGACCCTGGGCCCGACCACCCCGCCGATTACGGCGAGCCCGTGGAAGTCCAGGTCAATGGCGTTTATGCAGCCCAAGCGGGCGAGCAAGTCCAGCAGTTCGTCCTCCTGAACGACGAGGAGCGGCGTCTGCCGATCGTGATCGGCATCTACGAGGCGACCGCGATCACCTTGGCCCTTGAGGGCCAGCAGCCCGACCGCCCGATGACGCACGACCTCATCCGGAACATGTTGGATAGGCTGGAGGCCACCCTAGACCGCATTGTCATCGACGACCTCTGGGGCAGCACCTACTACGCGAAGATCTACTTGCGGCAGGGCGACAAAGAGCTAGAGATCGATAGCCGGCCGTCCGACGCGATCGCTTTGGCGATCCGCTTCGAGGCGCCGATCTTCGTCGCTGAAGGCATCCTGGATCAAGGGTCGAACTAG
- a CDS encoding 16S rRNA (guanine(527)-N(7))-methyltransferase RsmG codes for MDLSALLRFCAQEGMLLATGQIADFEQFCEGLYEANRVMNLTRVPYEDCAVRHFVDSLLVARFAPEGSTVLDVGAGPGFPAWPLACARPDLHVTAMDGSNKGLSFLRRFPLPNLEIVQVRAEEWVRREEFELVTGRALAPLAVQLEVSAPWVAVGGRLVPFRTPSERAQVEALNVGTLGLELERIEEVPLAGTEVVRLFPVYVKRTKTPSRYPRRWAEIKAAPLT; via the coding sequence ATGGACTTGAGCGCACTCCTGCGATTTTGTGCCCAGGAAGGCATGCTCCTGGCCACAGGGCAGATCGCCGACTTTGAGCAGTTCTGCGAAGGGCTCTACGAAGCGAACCGGGTGATGAACTTGACACGGGTGCCATATGAGGACTGCGCTGTGCGGCACTTTGTCGATTCGCTCCTGGTCGCGCGGTTTGCCCCGGAAGGGTCAACTGTGTTGGACGTCGGCGCGGGGCCGGGCTTTCCGGCGTGGCCCCTGGCCTGCGCCAGGCCGGACCTCCATGTGACCGCAATGGACGGCTCGAACAAGGGGTTGTCCTTCCTGCGCCGCTTCCCGCTCCCGAACCTGGAGATCGTCCAAGTCAGGGCCGAGGAATGGGTTCGCCGCGAGGAGTTCGAACTTGTCACGGGCCGGGCGCTGGCCCCGCTTGCCGTGCAGCTAGAGGTCTCGGCGCCGTGGGTCGCGGTCGGGGGGCGCCTCGTGCCGTTCCGCACCCCCTCTGAGCGGGCACAGGTGGAAGCCCTGAACGTCGGGACGCTCGGGCTGGAGCTAGAACGCATCGAGGAGGTGCCACTTGCCGGCACGGAAGTCGTGCGCCTCTTCCCGGTCTACGTGAAGCGCACGAAGACGCCCTCTCGTTATCCGCGGCGTTGGGCGGAGATCAAGGCGGCGCCGCTCACTTAG
- the groL gene encoding chaperonin GroEL (60 kDa chaperone family; promotes refolding of misfolded polypeptides especially under stressful conditions; forms two stacked rings of heptamers to form a barrel-shaped 14mer; ends can be capped by GroES; misfolded proteins enter the barrel where they are refolded when GroES binds), giving the protein MAAKDLKFSQEARARLEAGVDKLANALKVTLGPRGRYVVLDKKFGSPQIINDGVTIAKEIEVEDRFENMGAQLIREVSSKTNDTAGDGTTTATVLAQAIFKEGARNVAAGSNPMQINKGIQTAAAAIVEELTKMSKPVEGQKGMEEVATISAKDKGIGSLVAEIINKVGKDGVTTVEEGRTAETTFEIVDGLQFDKGYMSPYFVTDATRMEAVFENPMILLHEKKISSVQDIVPLLEKVLRMGRPLVIVAEDIENECLATLVLNRLRANLPVAAVKAPGFGDRRKAMLEDMAILTGGQFISDDLGIKLENVTPDMLGQAAKVVITKDHTTIVDGKGEKGAIEGRLSQIKRQIETTDSNYDKEKLQERQAKLSGGVAVIKVGAATETALKEQKARIEDALSATRAALEEGIVPGGGTALITAGKVLDGMRLEGDEQIGLNILRRAIEAPLRTIAENAGAEGSVIVEKVKTEGKGFNAATLVYEDLLAAGVVDPTKVVRTCLQNASSIAGLLLTTEAAIAEVPRQEDEGHHHH; this is encoded by the coding sequence ATGGCTGCCAAGGACCTTAAGTTCAGCCAGGAGGCCCGCGCCCGTCTCGAGGCCGGTGTCGATAAGCTCGCCAACGCGCTGAAGGTGACTCTCGGCCCCCGCGGCCGCTACGTCGTGCTGGACAAGAAGTTCGGCTCGCCGCAGATCATCAACGACGGAGTCACCATCGCGAAAGAGATCGAGGTCGAAGACCGCTTTGAGAACATGGGCGCGCAGCTGATCCGCGAAGTCAGCAGCAAGACCAACGACACCGCGGGCGACGGCACCACCACCGCCACCGTCCTCGCCCAGGCCATCTTCAAGGAAGGCGCGCGGAACGTGGCCGCCGGGTCGAACCCGATGCAGATCAACAAGGGCATCCAGACCGCCGCCGCCGCCATCGTCGAAGAGCTCACCAAGATGAGCAAGCCGGTCGAGGGCCAGAAGGGGATGGAGGAGGTCGCCACCATCTCCGCCAAGGACAAAGGCATCGGCTCCCTTGTGGCGGAGATCATCAACAAGGTGGGCAAAGACGGCGTCACGACCGTCGAGGAAGGCAGGACCGCCGAGACCACCTTTGAGATCGTCGACGGTCTGCAGTTCGACAAGGGCTACATGTCGCCCTATTTCGTCACCGACGCCACCCGCATGGAGGCCGTCTTCGAGAACCCGATGATCCTTCTCCATGAGAAGAAGATCAGCTCCGTGCAGGACATCGTCCCGCTACTAGAGAAGGTGCTTCGGATGGGCCGCCCGCTCGTGATCGTCGCCGAGGACATCGAGAACGAGTGCCTTGCCACCCTCGTGCTCAACCGTCTGCGCGCGAACCTGCCTGTCGCCGCCGTCAAGGCGCCCGGCTTCGGCGACCGCCGCAAGGCGATGCTGGAAGACATGGCCATCCTCACCGGGGGCCAGTTCATCAGCGACGACCTCGGCATCAAGCTCGAGAACGTCACGCCCGACATGCTCGGTCAAGCCGCCAAGGTCGTCATCACAAAAGACCACACCACCATCGTCGACGGCAAGGGCGAGAAGGGCGCCATCGAGGGCCGCTTGAGCCAGATCAAGCGCCAAATCGAGACGACCGACAGCAACTACGACAAGGAGAAGCTGCAGGAGCGCCAGGCCAAGCTCAGCGGCGGCGTCGCCGTCATCAAGGTCGGCGCGGCCACCGAGACCGCCCTCAAGGAGCAGAAAGCCCGGATCGAGGACGCCCTCTCGGCCACCCGAGCGGCGCTGGAAGAAGGCATCGTCCCCGGTGGCGGCACCGCGCTCATCACGGCGGGCAAGGTCCTCGATGGCATGAGGTTGGAAGGCGACGAGCAGATCGGCCTCAACATCCTGCGCCGGGCGATCGAAGCGCCCCTTCGCACGATTGCGGAGAACGCGGGCGCCGAGGGCAGCGTGATCGTGGAGAAGGTCAAGACCGAGGGCAAGGGCTTCAACGCGGCCACGCTCGTCTATGAAGACCTGCTCGCGGCCGGTGTCGTCGACCCCACCAAGGTCGTCCGCACTTGCCTGCAGAACGCCTCCTCCATCGCCGGGCTCCTCCTGACGACCGAAGCGGCCATCGCCGAGGTTCCGAGGCAGGAAGACGAAGGCCACCACCACCACTAA
- the radC gene encoding DNA repair protein RadC: MTENSAWHRSLTVGLGSLSNFDLLTLALTREERDVGANEPLVRQAFRDYQITQFKDLTPAELKNVTGMESYEATRVLAAIEIGRRAGLASQGLRGQTVASPADAYEVFKDLADQQQEHFCAAFLDSKAAVLARKVVHIGTLNASVVGAREVFREAVRQNAASIIVAHNHPSGDPTPSPEDIRVTKHLAEAGRLLDIPLLDHLIVGHNGRYTSLQETGQI; the protein is encoded by the coding sequence ATGACGGAGAATTCGGCTTGGCACCGGTCGTTGACGGTGGGCTTGGGGAGTCTTTCGAACTTCGACCTGCTGACCCTTGCCCTCACCCGTGAGGAGCGCGACGTCGGCGCGAACGAGCCTCTCGTGCGACAGGCGTTCCGCGACTACCAGATCACGCAGTTCAAGGACCTCACGCCGGCGGAGCTTAAGAACGTCACGGGCATGGAGTCTTACGAGGCGACGCGCGTCCTGGCCGCGATCGAGATCGGGCGGCGCGCGGGCCTTGCGAGCCAGGGCCTGCGCGGACAGACGGTGGCGTCGCCGGCAGACGCCTACGAGGTCTTCAAGGACCTTGCCGACCAGCAGCAGGAGCACTTCTGCGCGGCCTTCTTAGACTCAAAGGCGGCCGTGCTGGCCCGAAAGGTGGTGCACATCGGAACCCTGAACGCGAGCGTGGTGGGGGCAAGGGAAGTGTTCCGCGAGGCCGTGCGCCAGAACGCGGCGAGCATCATCGTGGCCCACAACCATCCGAGCGGGGACCCGACCCCCTCGCCGGAAGACATCCGCGTGACCAAGCATCTTGCGGAGGCGGGACGGTTGCTGGACATCCCCCTGCTGGACCACCTCATAGTCGGTCACAATGGCCGTTACACCAGTCTCCAAGAAACGGGCCAGATATGA
- a CDS encoding VOC family protein, with translation MDEFITAVGKTFVWHEVYTPNVEATTQFYSALFGWEPTQMDMPDGAYTMMKSHGQGVCGVFDTANTQGASPHWAVYMAVDNHDAKVAECEELGGKMVHGPIDVPTVGRMSLVSDPHGAMFWIFQPEPQS, from the coding sequence ATGGACGAATTCATCACAGCCGTTGGAAAAACGTTTGTCTGGCACGAGGTGTACACCCCGAACGTCGAAGCCACGACCCAGTTTTATAGCGCCCTCTTTGGCTGGGAGCCGACCCAGATGGACATGCCTGACGGCGCCTACACGATGATGAAGTCGCACGGCCAGGGCGTCTGCGGCGTCTTCGACACGGCGAACACCCAAGGTGCCTCGCCCCACTGGGCCGTTTATATGGCGGTCGACAACCACGATGCCAAGGTCGCCGAGTGCGAGGAACTCGGCGGCAAGATGGTCCACGGCCCCATCGACGTACCGACGGTCGGGCGGATGAGCCTCGTTTCAGATCCCCACGGGGCGATGTTCTGGATCTTCCAGCCCGAGCCCCAATCGTAG